One region of Takifugu flavidus isolate HTHZ2018 chromosome 14, ASM371156v2, whole genome shotgun sequence genomic DNA includes:
- the alcama gene encoding CD166 antigen homolog A isoform X1 has product MHPAALLLLVLSAETLLQVRATDTVTALYGEPISIPCNNGIPPLEDLIFIKWKYEKDDGSPGDLLIKQARSEQATIQATDHYAQRVSIDDKLSLLIKGASLKDQKTFTCMVVSENNLMEYPVSVLVHKKPSQVEVLDQSEVLQKDKPVTLGTCVAVDANPAATLTWKKNGKPLTADGKAVIITPSMKLDPATGLSTTSSTLQYTASKDDIGAVFACASTHELDNQEIKLDPLPVHYPPEEVSLETVSEGPIIEGDNVTLKCQADGNPLPTSFYFHIQGQKTLVEDSNSYTINAISRDAAGEYKCSLADNEKMEASLNIVVNYLDLTLSPTGKVVKTVGESLPVTVEKTASGDVQVSWTKDRKAVKEPKFSSLAYADSGLYVCEASMAGLVRQQSFDLVVEGKPVISSLTKHRADEAKYKVLTCEAEGAPEPSFQWSINGTNEESSYTDGRATHKITVTPRVNLSVTCTVSNRLGEDSRTINVSSIFEEDVDKKDSQEDSEDQSKVIVGVVVGLLIVAALMGIIYWCYVKNYRRGSWKTGEKDMATSEEIKKLEENSHNV; this is encoded by the exons ATGCACCCAGCcgcgctgctgttgctggttcTGAGCGCGGAGACGCTCCTCCAAG TCCGGGCCACGGACACAGTCACGGCCTTGTATGGAGAGCCTATATCTATACCCTGCAACAATGGCATTCCTCCACTGGAAGACCTGATTTTCATTAAGTGGAAATAC GAAAAAGACGACGGTTCTCCTGGTGATCTGTTGATCAAACAGGCCCGCAGTGAGCAGGCCACCATTCAGGCCACAGACCATTATGCCCAGCGGGTCAGCATTGATGACAAGCTCAGCCTGCTCATCAAAGGAGCCTCTCTGAAGGACCAGAAGACCTTCACCTGCATGGTGGTGTCAGAGAACAACCTGATGGAGTACCCAGTGTCCGTCCTGGTTCACA AGAAACCATCCCAGGTCGAGGTCCTGGACCAGTCTGAAGTCCTGCAGAAAGACAAGCCGGTGACG CTGGGAACTTGTGTTGCCGTAGACGCCAACCCCGCAGCTACACTTACGTGGAAAAAGAATGGGAAGCCTTTGACAGCTGACGGGAAAG CTGTGATAATCACCCCCAGCATGAAGCTGGATCCAGCCACGGGTctgtccaccacctcctccaccctccagtACACGGCCTCTAAGGACGACATCGGGGCGGTCTTTGCTTGTGCCTCCACACACGAGCTGGACAATCAGGAGATAAAGTTGGACCCCTTACCAGTTCACT ATCCACCAGAGGAGGTTAGCCTGGAGACTGTGTCTGAGGGACCCATCATCGAAGGAGATAATGTGACGCTGAAGTGTCAGGCTGATGGAAACCCTCTGCccacttccttttattttcatatcCAG GGCCAGAAAACGCTGGTGGAAGACTCAAACAGCTACACCATTAATGCCATCAGCAGAGACGCCGCCGGTGAATACAAATGCTCTCTGGCTGACAATGAGAAAATGGAGGCATCGCTCAACATTGTTGTTAACT ATCTGGACCTGACTCTGAGTCCCACCGGGAAGGTTGTGAAGACAGTTGGAGAATCTTTGCCTGTGACAGTGGAGAAGACGGCGTCTGGAGATGTCCAAGTGTCCTGGACAAAG GACAGGAAGGCTGTGAAGGAGCCAAAGTTCAGCAGCTTGGCTTATGCCGACTCTGGACTCTACGTGTGCGAGGCTTCCATGGCCGGTCTGGTGCGACAGCAGAGCTTTGACCTGGTCGTTGAAG GCAAGCCCGTCATCAGCAGCCTGACCAAACACCGGGCCGATGAAGCTAAATACAAAGTTCTGACATGTGAGGCAGAAGGAGCCCCAGAACCCAGCTTCCAGTGGAGCATCAACGGCACCAAC GAGGAGAGTTCTTACACCGATGGAAGAGCCACCCACAAAATCACCGTCACCCCCAGAGTGAACCTGAGCGTCACCTGCACGGTGAGCAACAGGCTGGGAGAGGACTCCAGGACCATCAACGTGTCCTCCA TTTTTGAGGAGGATGTGGATAAGAAAG ACTCCCAGGAGGACTCGGAGGACCAGTCAAAGGTCATAGTGGGTGTTGTGGTGGGACTCCTCATCGTTGCTGCTTTGATGGGGATCATCTACTGGTGCTACGTGAAGAACTACag ACGAGGAAGCTGGAAAACTGGGGAGAAGGACATGGCGACATCTGAGGAGATCaagaagctggaggaaaacAGCCATAATGTTTAA
- the alcama gene encoding CD166 antigen homolog A isoform X2, with the protein MHPAALLLLVLSAETLLQVRATDTVTALYGEPISIPCNNGIPPLEDLIFIKWKYEKDDGSPGDLLIKQARSEQATIQATDHYAQRVSIDDKLSLLIKGASLKDQKTFTCMVVSENNLMEYPVSVLVHKKPSQVEVLDQSEVLQKDKPVTLGTCVAVDANPAATLTWKKNGKPLTADGKAVIITPSMKLDPATGLSTTSSTLQYTASKDDIGAVFACASTHELDNQEIKLDPLPVHYPPEEVSLETVSEGPIIEGDNVTLKCQADGNPLPTSFYFHIQGQKTLVEDSNSYTINAISRDAAGEYKCSLADNEKMEASLNIVVNYLDLTLSPTGKVVKTVGESLPVTVEKTASGDVQVSWTKDRKAVKEPKFSSLAYADSGLYVCEASMAGLVRQQSFDLVVEGKPVISSLTKHRADEAKYKVLTCEAEGAPEPSFQWSINGTNEESSYTDGRATHKITVTPRVNLSVTCTVSNRLGEDSRTINVSSNSQEDSEDQSKVIVGVVVGLLIVAALMGIIYWCYVKNYRRGSWKTGEKDMATSEEIKKLEENSHNV; encoded by the exons ATGCACCCAGCcgcgctgctgttgctggttcTGAGCGCGGAGACGCTCCTCCAAG TCCGGGCCACGGACACAGTCACGGCCTTGTATGGAGAGCCTATATCTATACCCTGCAACAATGGCATTCCTCCACTGGAAGACCTGATTTTCATTAAGTGGAAATAC GAAAAAGACGACGGTTCTCCTGGTGATCTGTTGATCAAACAGGCCCGCAGTGAGCAGGCCACCATTCAGGCCACAGACCATTATGCCCAGCGGGTCAGCATTGATGACAAGCTCAGCCTGCTCATCAAAGGAGCCTCTCTGAAGGACCAGAAGACCTTCACCTGCATGGTGGTGTCAGAGAACAACCTGATGGAGTACCCAGTGTCCGTCCTGGTTCACA AGAAACCATCCCAGGTCGAGGTCCTGGACCAGTCTGAAGTCCTGCAGAAAGACAAGCCGGTGACG CTGGGAACTTGTGTTGCCGTAGACGCCAACCCCGCAGCTACACTTACGTGGAAAAAGAATGGGAAGCCTTTGACAGCTGACGGGAAAG CTGTGATAATCACCCCCAGCATGAAGCTGGATCCAGCCACGGGTctgtccaccacctcctccaccctccagtACACGGCCTCTAAGGACGACATCGGGGCGGTCTTTGCTTGTGCCTCCACACACGAGCTGGACAATCAGGAGATAAAGTTGGACCCCTTACCAGTTCACT ATCCACCAGAGGAGGTTAGCCTGGAGACTGTGTCTGAGGGACCCATCATCGAAGGAGATAATGTGACGCTGAAGTGTCAGGCTGATGGAAACCCTCTGCccacttccttttattttcatatcCAG GGCCAGAAAACGCTGGTGGAAGACTCAAACAGCTACACCATTAATGCCATCAGCAGAGACGCCGCCGGTGAATACAAATGCTCTCTGGCTGACAATGAGAAAATGGAGGCATCGCTCAACATTGTTGTTAACT ATCTGGACCTGACTCTGAGTCCCACCGGGAAGGTTGTGAAGACAGTTGGAGAATCTTTGCCTGTGACAGTGGAGAAGACGGCGTCTGGAGATGTCCAAGTGTCCTGGACAAAG GACAGGAAGGCTGTGAAGGAGCCAAAGTTCAGCAGCTTGGCTTATGCCGACTCTGGACTCTACGTGTGCGAGGCTTCCATGGCCGGTCTGGTGCGACAGCAGAGCTTTGACCTGGTCGTTGAAG GCAAGCCCGTCATCAGCAGCCTGACCAAACACCGGGCCGATGAAGCTAAATACAAAGTTCTGACATGTGAGGCAGAAGGAGCCCCAGAACCCAGCTTCCAGTGGAGCATCAACGGCACCAAC GAGGAGAGTTCTTACACCGATGGAAGAGCCACCCACAAAATCACCGTCACCCCCAGAGTGAACCTGAGCGTCACCTGCACGGTGAGCAACAGGCTGGGAGAGGACTCCAGGACCATCAACGTGTCCTCCA ACTCCCAGGAGGACTCGGAGGACCAGTCAAAGGTCATAGTGGGTGTTGTGGTGGGACTCCTCATCGTTGCTGCTTTGATGGGGATCATCTACTGGTGCTACGTGAAGAACTACag ACGAGGAAGCTGGAAAACTGGGGAGAAGGACATGGCGACATCTGAGGAGATCaagaagctggaggaaaacAGCCATAATGTTTAA